Part of the Sphingomonadaceae bacterium OTU29LAMAA1 genome, TGCGCCCGGCGCTGGTCGGCGTCGCCCGCAAGCCGGACTGATGTGCAATCCTCCCCGATATCGGGGAGGATGTCGAAAGAACCCCATGAACGCCAATCTGACCACCGATCGTCCGACCTTCGTCACGCATCTGGAATGCTCGCTGACCGGCGAGCGCTATGACGCGGACCGGCTGCATGGCCTGTCGCGCGCAGGGCGGCCGTTGCTGGTGCGCTACGATCTGGAGGGCGTGAAGGCGGCGGTGTCGCGCGATGCGCTCGGCGCGCGGGACACCGATATGTGGCGGTGGCGGGAGTTGCTGCCGGTTCGGCATACCGGAAATGTCGTCAGTCTGGGCGAGATCGAGACGCCGTTGATCCCGATCCCCAAAGCGGCGGGCAGCCCCAACGTGCTGGTGAAGGACGAGGGGCGATTGCCGACGGGCAGCTTCAAGGCGCGCGGGCTGGTGATGGCCGTGGCGATGGCGAAGGAACTGGGCGTGACCCGGATCGCCATGCCGACCAACGGCAATGCCGGCGCTGCGCTGGCGGCCTATGCGACGCGGGTGGGGATCGAGACGATCGTCTTCTGCCCGGAAGACACGCCCGAGGTGAACGTCCGCGAGATCGCGATGCAGGGCGCGCGGGTATGGCGGGTCAACGGCCTGATCGACGATTGCGGCGCGATCGTGGGGAAGGGGGCCGCGGAGGGGCGCTGGTTCGACTTCTCCACGCTGAAGGAGCCCTATCGGATCGAAGGCAAGAAGACGATGGGGCTGGAACTGGCCGCGCAATTCGGCTGGGACCTGCCCGATGCGATCTTCTATCCGACCGGCGGCGGCACCGGTCTGATCGGGATGTGGAAGGCGTTCGACGAGCTTGAGCGGCTCGGCTGGATCGGATCGAAAAGACCGCGGATGTATGCGGTGCAGGCGAGCGGGTGCGCGCCGATCGTCCGCGCGTTCGAGGCGGGCGTCGAGCATGCCGAGCGGTGGGAGGATGCACATACCGTCGCGGCCGGCATTCGCGTGCCAAAGGCGGTCGGCGATTTCCTGATCCTGCGGGCGGTGCGGGAAAGCGGCGGCAAGGCGCTGGGCGTCGGCGACCCCGCGATCCTGACGGCGGTCGAGGATGCGGCGAAGCGCGACGGTCTGTTGCTGTGTCCCGAGGGCGGCGCGACGCTTGCCGCCTATCGCGAGGCGCTGAAGACCGGCGAGGTCGACGAGGACGAGCGGGTGGTGCTGTTCAATTGCGCGACCGGGCTGAAATATCCGATGCCGGAAGCGCCGCAGACGCTCGACCGGCACGTCGCGATCGATTTCGACGCGCTTTAGGCTGCGCCGAGTAACGCCGTCGCCTGTTGCGTGGCGGCGCGTGTCGCCTGGGCAAGGCGCTTCATCTCCTGCGCCACGACGGAAAAGCCGCGTCCGTGTTCGTTGGCGCGTGCCGCTTCGATGGTGGCGTTGAGCGCGAGCAGGTTGGTCTGGCTGCTGATCGTGCCGATCGAGACGACGATCCGCGTCACCTCGGCCATGGTGTCCGCCAGATTCTGCCGGACGACGGTGTCGCGACGTGCGCGATGCGCGGCGGCACCGGCGGAAAACGCCCGGATATCGATCGCGGCGAGCCGGTACAGTGCGTTGGTCGACGTAGCATAGCGCAGCGGATCATGGATCAGTACTGTGCGCAGCAGGGTGTCGCGCGAGCGGTAATTCTCCATCAGTCCATCGATATAGTCATTGTCGTCACCGCCGTTCGCGACGAAATTGCTGCCCCGCTCGACCATTTCCGCATCCAGCAACGCATCGAACGGCCCGACGAACTTGCGCCTGGTGTAGGCCAGCTCGCGTTCGTGCAGCGGCGATGCCCCCTGCGCATCGCTGCGGTACAGCATACGCGCCATTGGATGATGACAGAAGGCGCGGGTCTCCTCGACGATCGTCGACTCCAGCAGCACCCAGATATCGCGCAACGCGTCGATCAAGGCGGGGTCGTTTCGCAGCAGCGCGGATCGAGGGAGCGTTTCGGTATGCATCGGGGGCCTTGGTCAAGAGGTGCCGCGGTCTGGGAAAGCCGCCTCTATGAGCCTAGAAGTTAATAGGTCCGAAACGTAACTTACCCGTTGTGATAAATAGAAAAGGCGCGGTTGCCGTAACGTCAATCCCGAACCCCATATCGGGCAATGCCTTCATCCGAAGGGCAGCAGCGTCCGGTATTGCGCCAGTGGCGGTGCGCCGGGGATGCGGGCGCCGTGGCCGAGCAGGAAGGCATGGCGGACGATCTCGCCCTGCTGTTCGATGCCGTAGCGGTGCAGCGGCTGGCCGGGCTTCAGCGCGTAATCGTAGCGGCACCACGGATGGCGCGCGAGCGGCAGGCAGATGCCGCGCTGGTGCTGCCAGATGTGCACCATCTCGTGTATGAACAGCCCTTGGTCGGTGAGTGCGGCGGCGGCGAAATCGTCGCGCCACTGGGTGCCGCCGGGATGGAAGTGGATGCAGCCGGTCGGCGCCATCACCGTATCGCGCGGCTGGAAGAAGGCCCATTTGGTCCGCGACAACCGCACCGCGTCATAGTCGATCGCGTCGTGGAACACCGATGCGGCGAGCGCGCGCTCGCCCGCGGTCAACGGGCGGGCATCGGCAGGAGCGCGCAGCGAGAGCAGGGGCATCGGATCGTTGCCTCAGCCGCGAACTGGCATCGTCGTCGCCATCAGAAATCCGGCGCCGGGTCCGCCGCGCCGACGGTCATCGCCCCGGCATAGATCCGCGCCCCGTTCGAGAAATTCAGCGTCAGGTTGTAGATGCGCCCTACCTTCGCCTTCGGATTGATGTCGAACAGCATGACGTGGCGACCGCCGGGCGCAAAGACCGTGTCGGTCCCGGCGGGAACGGCGACGCTGGCGAGCGGCTTCATGCTGGTCATGCCGCCGGCACCGGTCATGCTCTCGTGCATCTCGGCACGGATGGCAATGTCGGCGCTGACGTTGATGAGCGTCGCGTTCGACGGACCGCCCTCCAGCGTGAAATAGGCGACCCCCGGGCGGCCTGTGACCGCAGGCAGGCGAATCCACGCGTCGTCCACCGTTACCCGCCCCGGTCCGCTGCAACCGCCGAGCGTCGCCACCGCCATCAGCATCCACCAGCGCGTCATCGCATCATCCCCTTCAAGCCGACCGGCTCATTTCGAGGCAAGTCACTATGGCGCGCACCGTCTTGCGGCAAGCGGAACCCCACCTATATCCCGGCCATACACAGGAGCTTTCGCTGCCGTAACGGGGCAAAGGTTCCATGGGTTTCGGCGATTTTCGCCATTGATTTCGTATGTGAGGGGCTAAGCAAGCACACATGGCTAAAGTAATCGGTATCGACCTCGGCACCACCAACAGCTGCGTTTCCGTGATGGAAGGTGGCAAGCCCAAGGTGATCGAGAATGCGGAAGGCGCGCGCACCACGCCGTCGATCGTCGCCTTCGCCAAGGACGGCGAGCGGCTGGTCGGCCAGCCCGCCAAGCGTCAGGCCGTCACTAATGGTGACAACACGATCTTCGCGGTGAAGCGCCTGATCGGCCGTCGTTTCGACGACCCGATCACCAAGAAGGACACCGAGCTGGTCCCGTACAAGATCGCGCGCGGTCCGAACGGCGACGCGTGGGTGTCCGCAGGCGGCAAGGATTATTCGCCGTCGCAGATCAGCGCCTTTACCTTGCAGAAGATGAAGGAGACGGCCGAGAGCTACCTCGGCGAGACGGTCACGCAGGCGGTCATCACCGTGCCGGCATACTTCAACGACGCCCAGCGTCAGGCGACCAAGGACGCCGGCCAGATCGCCGGTCTGGAAGTGCTGCGCATCATCAACGAGCCGACCGCGGCTGCTCTCGCCTACGGGCTGGAGAAGCAGGACGGCAAGACGATCGCGGTCTATGACCTTGGCGGCGGCACGTTCGACGTCTCGATCCTCGAGATCGGCGACGGCGTGTTCGAGGTGAAGGCGACCAACGGCGACACCTTCCTCGGTGGTGAGGATTTCGACAACAAGCTGGTCGAATATCTCGCCGAAGGGTTCAAGAAGGACGAAGGCATCGACCTGTCGAAGGACAAGTTGGCGTTGCAGCGTCTGAAGGAAGCGGCGGAAAAGGCGAAGATCGAACTGTCGTCGGCAGCCTCGACCGAGGTCAACCTGCCCTTTATCACCGCGGACCAGAACGGGCCGAAGCATCTCGTCAAGACGATCAACCGCGCCGATCTGGAGCGGCTGGTCGACGACCTGATCAAGCGCACGATCGATCCGATGAAGAAGGCGCTGGCCGATGCCGGCCTGAAGACCGACGACATCAGCGAAGTCGTGCTCGTCGGCGGCATGACCCGCATGCCGAAGGTGCGCGAGGCGGTGAAGAATTTCTTCGGGAAGGAGCCGCACACCGGCGTCAACCCGGATGAGGTCGTCGCGATGGGCGCCGCCATTCAGGCGGGCGTGTTGCAGGGCGACGTCAAGGACGTGCTGCTGCTCGACGTGACGCCGCTGTCGCTGGGTATCGAGACGCTGGGTGGCGTGTTCACCCGGATGATCGACCGCAACACGACGATCCCGACCAAGAAGTCGCAGACCTATTCGACCGCCGACGACAACCAGGGCGCGGTGACGATCCGCGTGTTCCAGGGCGAGCGCGAGATGGCGGCGGACAACAAGCTGCTGGGTCAGTTCGACCTTGTCGGCATCCCGCCCGCACCGCGCGGCGTGCCGCAGATCGAGGTCACGTTCGACATCGACGCCAACGGCCTCGTCAACGTGTCGGCCAAGGACAAGGGCACCGGCAAGGAGCAGCAGATCCGCATCCAGGCATCGGGCGGTCTGTCGGACAACGACATCGAGCAGATGGTGCGCGATGCCGAGAAGTTCGCCGAGGAGGACAAGAAGCGTCGGGCCGGCGCCGAGGCGAAGAACAACGCCGAATCGCTGATCCACACGACGGAGCGGCAGCTCGCGGACAATGGCGACAAGGTCGATGAGGCCCTGAAGTCGGAAATCCAGTCGGCGATCGACGCTGCCAAGGCTGCGGTCGAGGGCGGCGATGCCGACCAAATGACCGAAAAGTCGCAGGCGCTCGCACAGGTCGCGATGAAGCTCGGCCAGGCGATCTACGAGAAGCAGGCCCAGTCCGAAGCGTCGCCGCAGGGCGGCACCGACGGAGAAGCACCGAAGGACGACGTGGTCGACGCCGAATTCTCGGAAGTCGACGACAACAAGGCGTAACCCGATCGCCCCCTCCCCCGGCGGGGAGGGGGCCTTCAGGGCTTAAAGGTCGGGCATGAGCACCACAGTCGATTATTATGAGCTACTCGAATGCGAGCGTGATGCGGACGGCGCGACGCTGAAATCGGCGTACCGCAAGCTCGCGATGAAGTATCACCCGGACAAGAACGCCGGGTGCAAGGACAGCGAGTCCAGGTTCAAGGCGGTCAGCGAAGCCTATGAGGTCCTGAAGGACCCGCAGAAGCGCGCTGCCTACGATCGCTACGGCCATGCCGCGTTCCAGAACGGTGGCGGCGGCGGAGCACAGGATTTCAGCGGCTTTTCCGATATCTTCGAATCGGTCTTCGGCGAATTCATGGGTGGCGGCCGCGGTGGCGGGCGTACCCAGCAGCGGCGTGGCGCCGATTTGCGCTACGACATGGAAGTGACGCTCGAAGAGGCATTTCATGGCAAGTCGACCGAGATTACGGTCGATGTATCGGCGCAATGCGACACCTGCCACGGTTCGGGCGCGAAGCCCGGGACGCATGCATCCACCTGTCGGCAGTGCAACGGTCACGGCAAGGTGCGGGCGCAGCAGGGATTCTTCGTGGTCGAACGCGCCTGCCCGGTATGTCAGGGCGCGGGCGAGATCATCGCGGATCCTTGTGGCGATTGCCGCGGCGAAGGAAGGATCGACAAGACCAAGACACTGAGCGTCAACGTGCCGCCCGGCGTCGATGAAGGCACGCGCATCCGCCTGTCCGGTGAGGGCGAAGCGGGACCGCGCGGAGCGCCGGCGGGCGACCTCTACATCTTTCTCCACGTCAAACGGCATGCGCTGTTCGAACGCGAGGGCACGACCCTGTTCGCGCGTGCACCGATCAGCTTCACGACGGCCTCGCTGGGCGGCGCCTTGTCGATCCCCGGCCTCGACGGGCGGATGCACGAGATCAAGATTCCGGCGGGCATCCAGTCGGGCAAGCAATTGCGCCAGCGTGGCGCGGGCATGCCGGTGCTACAAGGACGTGGTCACGGCGATCTGGTCATTCAGATCGACGTCGAAACGCCGACCAAGTTGTCGGTGCGCCAGCGCGAACTGCTGGAGTTGTTCCGCGAGACGGAAACGGGTGACGAATGCCCGGCGAGTCAGGGCTTCTTCGCCAAGCTGAAGGGCGTGTTCGCGACGGAGTGATCCAGAGCTGGAGGCGATTCACGCGATAGCCCTTGCACTGGAGGGTAGGGTTTGGCGGGGCGGTCATGATTGCTGACCTCGATGAGACCTCCCCAGCCCTCTCCTGAAGAGAGGGTGCCAGTCGGATACGCGGTCCCCGGGTCGAGCGGACAGGCTTTTAGGTTGCGCCCGAAACGCCAATCGCCACAATGCTGCGCTTACGGAATCGGGGGATGTGCATGCGTGGACAGGTGTTGGGTGTGGATTCGCGGACCGGTGAGGGGCTGGTTGCCGGCGATGACGGACAGCGGTATCGGTTCACGCCTGAGGACTGGGCACAACGCGGCGAGCCGGCGATTGGTCTGAAGGTCGATTTCGAATCGAATGGCGATCGCGCGCTCAGCGTGTTTCCGATGCCTGAAGTTGCGGGCACCCGTCACGTGCTGGCACCGCCACCGCCGCGCGAACCGGTGAATGATCGCAACAAGCTGGTCGCGGCTCTGCTGGCGTTCTTTCTGGGACCGCTGGCGTTGCATCGCTTCTACACGGGGCGGACCGGATCGGCGATCGTAATGCTGGTGCTGAGTATGACTGTGGTCGGCATGCTGCTGACCTGGCCATGGGCGCTGATCGACATGATCCGCTATCTCATGATGTCGGACCGGGAATTTGCCGCGCGATATCCGCGCAAGGATTGAGCGGAATGGCCGGACAAGCCGCGCCCTCTCGCCCGGAAGCGGGCCGAAGGGGCGGGCGGGCCGATAGGTCAGAGGGTGGTGATGATCACCCCGACCACCAGCGCCTGAGCCGCGATCGCCAGCATGCTGCTAGCTGCGGTTTCGAACATACGCATTGTGGTAGTCTCCATGCCGGCAAAATATCCGGCAATCAGGAGATGGCGATCATTACATAAGAGCGCAACATTGTTGCTTGCAACTGTGCATGCGTTTCACGCAACTGTAATATTTCAAGCGTTGCCAGCGTATTGCAACCGGGCCACAACCGTCGATGACGGGGAGAGCAACGATGCGGACGGCGGTATTCGGACTGGCGATGCTGATGCTGCCGGAGGGCATTGTAGCGCAGGAGGCGCCCGCGCAGACCGTGCCGGGCGCGTCGCGGGGGGCGCAGGGCGACGTATCGGTCACCATCTACAATAATGACGTCGCGCTGGTGCAGGACGTGCGGCAACTACCGATCGCGCGCGGGCAGGTACGGCAGGATTTCCCCGACGTCAGCGCGTCGATCCGGCCGGAGACGGTGTCGCTCAACATCGCCGATGCGGGGATCGTCGAACAGAATTTCGATTACGATCTGCTCAGCCCGTCGAGCCTGATGGAAAAGGCGGTGGGCGAGACGATCACGCTGTTGCGGACCAATCCGGCGACGGGCGCGGAAACGCGCGAGCGGGCCAGGGTGCTGGCGGTGAACGGCGGCGTGGTGCTGCAGATTGGCGAGCGGATCGAGGTGCTGCGTGACGACGGATTGCCGGTCCGTGCGATTTTCGACCGCGTGCCGGCATCGCTGCGGGCACGCCCGACGCTGTCGGTGATGCTGGACAGCAATCGTGCGGGAACGCGGCCCGCGACGCTCTCCTATCTAAGCCGTGGGTTGGGGTGGAGCGCGGATTATGTGGCGCTGTTCGACGACAGGAGCGGACGCATCGACGTGCAGGGCTGGGTGACGCTGAAGAACACCAGCGGCACGACGTTCGACAATGCGCGCACGCTGCTGGTCGCGGGGGAGGTGGCGACCGAGGATGGCGAGGGCGATCGCAACAGCTATCGCCCGCGTCCGCGAGGCCGGATCGAACGGGCAGGCACCGAAACGGCGTCGCGTGAGCAATTGGGCGATTTCTACCTCTATCCGCTGCCTGGCAGGACGACGATCGCCGACAAGCAGACCAAGCAGGTGAGCTTCCTCGACGTAAAGGGTGCTGCGGCGCAATCGGGCTATGCGTTCGAGAACGGTTGGCTCGGCACCGCGACCGAGCCGCGCAGCGCGGCGAGCGTTCTGCGCTTCGCCAATTCCGCCGGAGCGGGACTCGGCGATGCGCTGCCGGCGGGGACGGTGCGGGTCTATGTCCGCGATGCGCGCGGGCAGGCGCAGTTCACCGGCGAGAACCGGATCGACCATAGCCCGCAAGGATCGCAGATCGCGCTCAAAACCGGCGATGCCTTCGACGTGAAGGTGCTGCCGGTGGTGGTCGAGCGGACGCGGCTGAGCGAATGGAAGTGGCGGACGGCGATGCGGTACACGCTGACCAACGCGAAGCGGACGCCGGTGACGGTGGAACTGACGCAGAGCGGGTTCGACTGGACCGATACGCGCATTATCGCCGAAAGCCGCAAGAGCGAGCGGCGCGATGCCGACAGCACCGTCTGGCAGGTGCCGGTTCCCGCGAACGGCGAGACGATCGTGACGGCGACCTTCGAAACCCGCTACTGATGCGTACGCCCCGGTGGGCCGGAGCTGGCGCGCTGCTCGCCGGTGGGCCGGCGCTGGCGCTGCTCGCCAGTCCTCCTGCGTTGGCGCAGGTCGGCCCGGCGACGGTCGTGTCGCCGGGGCCGGGGCAGGTCGCGGTGACGGTCTATCGCAATCCCGACCGGGGCAGTGCGGGTATCCAGTTGGACTATCTGCAAGGGTTCGCGCTGGTCACCGAAACGCGGACGGTGCAATTGCCCAAAGGGCCGGCGATCGTACGCTTCGAAGGGGTAGCGGAAGGCATCGTGCCGGTGAGCGCGATCATCGACGGCCTGCCCGGCGGGACGATCGAGAAGAACCGCGATGCGCGGCTGCTGTCGCCCGCGTCGCTGATCGACGGTACGCTGGGACGGACGGTTACGCTGGCCCGTACCGACCCTGCGACCGGGCGGCGGCGCAGCGAGGCGGCGACGGTCGTCGCCGGTCCCGCACAGGGCGTCGTGCTGAAGACGGCGGCGGGTATCGAGAGCCTGCGCTGTTCCGGCCTGCCCGAGGCATTGGCGTTCGACGGCGTCCCGCGCGGGCTGTCGGCACGGCCGGTGCTCAGCGTCGCGACCGACACGCCGTCGGCACGCACCGCGACGGTGACCTTGTCCTACCTGACCTCGGGCTTCGACTGGTCGGCGAGTTATGTCGCGACGATGGCGGCGGACGGGCGGACGATCGACCTGTTCGCGTGGTTGACAGTCGCCAACGGCAATCCGGAGACGTTCCGGAACGCGCGGGTGAAGGCGGTGGCGGGGCGGCTCAACCGGACGGCAACCGACGAGTGGATGCGCCGGGCGGCGGGCCTGCGCCTCGCCTGTTTTCCGCTGGGTACGACGACGTCGGACCTGAGAAGCATCGAACTGGAGGAATCCCAGGACATCGTCGTCACAGGCTCGCGTATGATGATGGCGGAGAGCGCGCCACCACCGCCGCCCGCCCCGGCCATGATGGCGCCGCCCCCTCCGCCAGAGGATCTCGGCGATCTGAAGCTCTATACCGTGCCGATGCCGGTGACGGTCGCGCCGCGCGCGCAAAAGCAGGTAGCGTTGCTGCTCGCCAACCGGGTGCCGTTCGAACGGCGCTATCGGCGGCGGATCGGAAAGGGCGAGACGCTGTCCGCTGCGCCGGTCGGCATGGTTCTGGTGGTGCGCAATCGAAAGGAGGACGCGCTGGGACTACCGCTGCCGGACGGCACCACCGCCCTCTATGCGGATCGACCCGGCACGGGCGGACCCGAACGGCTGCTGCTCGGCACCGGCACGCTGGGCGATCGGGCGGTCGGCGAGACGGTGCGGATCGGCGCCGGCACCAGCACGCAGGTACTGGTCACGCAAACGCGGATCGCCGATGGCGACACCGTCCTGACCGTCACCAACGCCAACCGCGGTGCGGTCGATGTCGAACTGCCGATCGGCAGGGCCGGCGAGAAGGTGAAGCCGGTCGGCGCGACCCTGACCGAGATCGACGGTATCGCGACGTGGCGCATGACGCTGCCGGCGCATGGCACGGCGACGCTGCGCTACCGCTAGCCTCCGCTACGGTAGGGCGGCGACCGGCTCGACGGGCGGCATGCGACGCGGGCGAGGCGGGCAACTCGATGCGGGCGGGGTCCCGGTATCGTGCATGAACATCGAGCGTCCGCCGAAGCCCGCCCCGCCGGTCTGGCAGCGCCGCAGCTGGAAGCGCACTTTGCGGGCGCCGAAATCGAGCGAGACACGGCGGAAATTTCCCATCAGGTCGGTGCCGAGCATCATCGCCGGCACATCCCGCAGTTCGAACAGGGCGAAGGGTGGCAGATCGGCGAAGGCGACGGGCACATCGCGCAGCTGGATGCCACCGATCCGCATTTCCGGCACTATCGCGACCGCAACGGCCATCTGGTCGCCGGTCACGCCGACGAGCGTGGCCGAGCTGAATACCGGCGGCTTGCGGCGGCGGAACAGGGCGTCGCGCAACGCCAGATTGCCGATGGTGAGCTGCGAGCCAGTATCGACGACGGCACGGATCGGCACGCCGCCGGCGCGCGCCTGCGTCAGGATCAACTGACCGCCGCGGCGGCGGGCGGTGACGACGATCTCGTCGCGTTGCGCCCGCACCGGACGGCGTGTGTCCTCGATCGCGATCGTATCCGCATCGAAGTCGAGCATCAGGCGCTGCCCGCGCAACGCATCGATGCCCAGCAATCCACTGGCACCCAGAAAGCGTTCGGGCAGCACCGGCGCCGCGATATCCGTGGCGACGCTGCCGCCGACCGCCAGCGTGCCGATCATCACCGTTTCGGTTCGGCTCGCACCCGCCATGCCGTGCAGCATCACCGGGTCGCCGGCAGGCAGGCGCAGGTCGGACGCGAGCCGTTGCCCGATCGCGCTGCGGTCGGCACCACTGTCGACGACGAACCGGTAGGGGCCACGCCCATCGATCCTGACGTCGACCGCCATGCGCGTTTCGATCTGTACCGCGTCGATGTCGTTTCCCGCGATCTCCAGCCGGTCGTCCAGAATCGCCTCGTGCAGCGGGATCGTTGGTGCGCGGCGCGGCGGATCGGGTGCCTGTTGCGGCATCGCCGCCGCCGCCAGCAACAGCGGCAACGTAGCGATGCAGAGAGCGCGTGGCGCGGCCATGACGGATCCTAGCACCGGTGCCGGCAAACAGCCAATGCGGCGTCATCGCGGGCAGGGGAACGTGGGAGCCCGTGCCGTGTTGCAGGCGGAGCCCTCCGGTCAGGACATACCGCTGCCATGGCGATCTGGTTCACCGCCGACACGCATTTCGGCGATCACCGTACGTTGAACATCCACAAGCGCGACTTCGCGGCGACGGCGGCGATGGACGCCGCCATGATTACTGGCTGGAATGCGGTTGTCGCGCCCGATGACGACATCTGGCATCTGGGCGACGTGGCGCGGCGGCTGGACGACGTCGCCCCGCTGCTGGCGCAGCTCAACGGTATCAAGCATCTGGTTCGGGGCAACAACGACGATCCGGCGATCGCGCAGGTGCCGGGTTGGGCCAGCGTCGCCGATTATGCCGAGATCGTGGTCGACGACCGGTTCTGCGTACTGTGCCATTACCCGTTTCGCAGCTGGAACCGCCAGCATCGCGGTGCGATCAACCTGCACGGGCATAGCCACGGCAAGCTGAAGCCGATGCCGCGGCAGTTCGATGTCGGCGTCGATCCGCGCGGGTATCGCCCGGTCGCGCTGGCCGGCCTGACCGGTCAGTCGAACAGCGCCGCGATCGCGACCCGGACCTGAGCATCGGTGAACGGTTTGGCGAGCAAGGGTCAATCCCGAAAGCGATCGGGCATGCTGTGCCGCTGGTTCGCGGAGATGAAGACGAAAGGGATGCCGAGTTCCGCCAACCGGTCGGCGACCGGATAGGACACGTCCTCGTGGAGCTTTACATTGAGCGTCGCCGCACCCGGGAGTGTGTCGGAACCGGTGGGTAGCAGCGCGATCGCCTCTTCGACGCTGGGGACAGGGCCGATGACGATTCCGCCAGCCCGTTCGACGATGGCGCCGAGATGTTCGG contains:
- a CDS encoding response regulator, producing MLSDKRVLIVEDEWMLAEHLGAIVERAGGIVIGPVPSVEEAIALLPTGSDTLPGAATLNVKLHEDVSYPVADRLAELGIPFVFISANQRHSMPDRFRD